From the genome of Argentina anserina chromosome 4, drPotAnse1.1, whole genome shotgun sequence, one region includes:
- the LOC126792550 gene encoding early nodulin-75-like: MPAASNYLLLFLLAVVVFTTTATVADQHDDHHKPPFHKPPTHPSDHHKPPIHHPLMVEVSHIQKSPQPPKHKPPTTLSKQEPLPEHKPSTPRDQPPKGKVEKPPPEHKPPHEHRLLETDAKPFNGEKSPPEHKGNPGEKPHKGHEHKPPHEKHIGRRLLESSSTELDGKPPKGQNSPPKHKPPHEHQLSEVDGKPSKGMKPPREHNGPQKGEKAPPKHKPPHEHQLLELEGKPSKGEKPPPKHKPPHEHQLLELDGKPTKGEKPPQEHNEHKADKPPPKHKPPHEHQLLELDGKPTKGEKPPPEHKPGHPSNEPHKGDKTPPKHKPPHEQNTGRRLLETSASTELDGKSAKGKKPPPKHNPPTPLDKNEEYKPFPEHKSPKGKGERLPHHDRHLAENAKEDAHKPPRKLKPPTTLAKKPPTSPHKPPSPY; encoded by the coding sequence atgcCTGCAGCTTCCAACTATCTGCTTCTGTTTCTTCTTGCAGTAGTGGTTTTCACTACCACTGCCACTGTTGCTGATCAACACGATGATCATCATAAACCACCATTTCATAAGCCTCCTACTCATCCATCGGACCACCACAAACCACCCATCCACCACCCCCTAATGGTGGAAGTCTCTCACATTCAGAAGTCACCCCAACCCCCTAAACACAAACCTCCAACCACATTAAGTAAGCAAGAGCCACTCCCCGAGCACAAGCCATCAACCCCTCGTGATCAACCTCCGAAGGGTAAGGTGGAGAAGCCACCGCCGGAACACAAGCCACCTCACGAGCACCGGTTGTTGGAGACAGATGCAAAACCTTTTAACGGAGAAAAGTCACCACCGGAGCACAAAGGAAATCCTGGCGAGAAACCTCACAAGGGTCATGAGCACAAACCTCCTCATGAAAAACACATTGGACGTCGTTTGTTAGAGTCCTCCTCCACGGAGTTGGATGGTAAGCCACCAAAGGGTCAGAATTCACCACCAAAACACAAGCCACCTCATGAACACCAATTGTCGGAGGTGGATGGAAAGCCCTCCAAGGGAATGAAGCCACCACGAGAGCACAACGGACCTCAGAAGGGAGAGAAAGCACCACCAAAGCACAAACCACCTCATGAACACCAATTGTTAGAGCTAGAGGGGAAGCCCTCCAAGGGAGAGAAGCCACCACCAAAGCACAAGCCACCTCATGAACACCAATTGCTGGAGTTGGATGGAAAACCTACTAAAGGAGAGAAACCACCACAAGAGCACAATGAACATAAGGCAGATAAGCCACCACCAAAGCACAAGCCACCTCATGAACACCAATTGCTGGAGTTGGATGGAAAACCTACCAAAGGAGAGAAGCCACCACCAGAGCACAAACCAGGACATCCAAGTAATGAGCCTCACAAGGGTGATAAGACACCACCAAAGCACAAACCACCTCATGAACAAAACACCGGACGCCGTTTGCTCGAGACGTCTGCTTCCACCGAGTTAGATGGTAAGTCTGCTAAAGGAAAGAAACCACCCCCAAAACACAATCCGCCAACCCCGCTTGATaaaaatgaagaatataaGCCATTCCCAGAACACAAGTCACCGAAGGGTAAAGGAGAGCGCCTACCACATCACGATCGTCACCTTGCAGAGAATGCGAAGGAGGATGCACACAAGCCGCCTCGGAAATTAAAACCTCCAACTACTCTTGCGAAAAAGCCTCCAACTTCCCCTCACAAACCTCCATCTCCCTACTGA